From the Musa acuminata AAA Group cultivar baxijiao chromosome BXJ3-7, Cavendish_Baxijiao_AAA, whole genome shotgun sequence genome, one window contains:
- the LOC135643325 gene encoding probable WRKY transcription factor 41 → MGSTGAWDLSSLLRLLAQGEEQARQLEAQLEAPSLAEHCKSLLQRVRSTLEEAISMAKLVDYEMSRQPECHNAIAEAAAAAASDSPRSNSGSPRSESSERVFKEHERMEMCKKRKTLPKWTNQVRVSSGGVTEGLEDGYSWRKYGQKEILGARHPRGYYRCSHRNSVGCLATKQVQRSDQDPCVFDITYRGEHTCLQRPQPSPLPEPELRQSHENPPTIHEALLHHPRQHLQSSLRVETEGLNMHDQVLSSSFSFPSTPLDSFGPQSRVFSSTNPLENTYVGSFSPFISPTTSESNYFSVSPCQMSGYGGGIAPNTSESDLTEIISAATSTTNSPKLDAAFMLDHAEFDQIFPFDAPKFF, encoded by the exons ATGGGGAGCACTGGTGCGTGGGATCTCAGTTCGCTGCTGAGGCTGCTAGCACAGGGAGAGGAGCAGGCGAGGCAGCTGGAAGCGCAACTGGAAGCTCCTTCCCTTGCTGAGCATTGCAAATCGTTGCTGCAACGGGTGAGATCCACTTTGGAGGAAGCCATTTCCATGGCTAAGCTAGTGGACTACGAGATGTCACGGCAGCCAGAATGCCACAACGCAATAGCAGAAGCGGCAGCCGCGGCGGCATCTGACTCGCCTCGGTCCAACAGCGGGAGCCCGAGGAGTGAGAGCTCGGAGAGGGTCTTCAAGGAACACGAGCGCATGGAGATGTGCAAGAAGAG GAAAACTCTACCCAAATGGACGAACCAAGTTCGTGTTTCCAGCGGCGGAGTGACCGAAGGATTAGAGGATGGCTATAGCTGGAGGAAGTACGGGCAGAAGGAGATCCTCGGAGCCAGGCATCCAAG AGGCTACTACCGATGCAGCCACCGCAACAGCGTCGGATGTCTTGCGACGAAACAAGTGCAGAGATCAGATCAGGACCCCTGCGTCTTCGACATCACCTACCGAGGAGAGCACACTTGTCTACAGAGGCCGCAACCGTCTCCGCTTCCAGAACCAGAGTTGCGGCAAAGCCATGAAAACCCTCCTACGATCCATGAAGCACTACTGCATCATCCTCGCCAGCATCTGCAGTCAAGTCTCAGGGTGGAAACCGAAGGGTTGAACATGCACGATCAAGTCCTGAGTTCGTCCTTCTCCTTCCCTTCGACTCCACTCGACAGTTTCGGACCTCAAAGCCGTGTCTTCTCATCCACTAATCCCCTGGAGAACACCTACGTGGGCAGCTTCTCTCCCTTCATCTCACCAACTACCTCGGAGTCCAATTACTTCTCAGTCTCTCCATGCCAAATGAGCGGCTATGGAGGTGGAATAGCCCCCAACACCTCAGAATCCGACCTCACCGAGATCATTTCTGCTGCGACGTCCACGACCAATTCCCCCAAGTTGGATGCAGCTTTCATGCTCGACCACGCCGAGTTCGATCAAATCTTCCCTTTCGATGCTCCAAAGTTCTTCTGA
- the LOC135643795 gene encoding uncharacterized protein LOC135643795 — protein sequence MEKAPAGASANRLVWDCGSSLYDSFELESLMRQLDSAGAGRCFSMPHSAVPPPPPPPPLSAPLGQARRKRSRVARWFKNMAWLVLRSKPLKEHGGNSSSGCLASISEAWGRDLGSPECGRKIMSERFTDRTIAAKEYSVHRSSCVLCGGHG from the coding sequence ATGGAGAAGGCTCCAGCCGGTGCTTCGGCCAACAGGCTCGTGTGGGACTGCGGCAGCTCTCTCTACGACTCCTTTGAGCTTGAGTCGTTGATGAGGCAACTCGACTCCGCTGGCGCCGGTCGGTGCTTCTCCATGCCGCACTCCGccgtgcctcctcctcctcctcctcctcctctttcggcGCCGCTGGGCCAAGCGCGGAGGAAGCGCTCACGAGTCGCGAGATGGTTCAAGAACATGGCGTGGTTGGTGCTGCGATCAAAACCGCTCAAAGAACATGGTGGAAATTCCAGTTCGGGCTGTCTTGCTTCGATCTCAGAGGCGTGGGGGAGGGATCTGGGATCTCCGGAATGCGGCCGGAAGATCATGTCGGAGCGGTTTACCGACAGGACCATCGCCGCCAAGGAGTACTCTGTTCATCGTAGCAGTTGTGTCTTATGTGGCGGCCATGGCTGA
- the LOC135643324 gene encoding uncharacterized protein LOC135643324 isoform X2, translating into MAEEGLGSKVRVVRCPKCDKLLPELANFAVYRCGGCGATLQGSGASPEKSNEENMKYLEVLEQHCTEKKPMVSDSSAEIHHEGSGDDRTVESLSHGSAGSHGVSVTGCKDSDLMKIDDLPKENGSADTKHQCHWETLISKHTHDVSELGKTGMESGREMKQQVDESREPQRRQVRTPRAPVGDGWPAPLRDEGPSDCHRYPSYINGNVEGESRQNMDGASRVGYLEQDRARLLRMLDELRDQVQRTCEASDKPKSSYVHHDHVKWFPETSSSSDPNSSQYFPTLHDHNAAMVNLYSNVPAEGGIPGYGDPFAQRRVPFHRPHEYPPRQVDGFLYGQFALDPVMSYHHDGFYHQPACSCMQCYQRPFLLPARAPSTTIGHQRILYPVNNYEFCRVDGPSIIGSRNSNIRVDNAPLHRLEPRSHSRTKFSKNNARSCRPIDGAAPFTICSSCFELLQLPEKSLLLKKNNINLQCGSCFKLVAIQYDGSKIVISAPTPVSRVSSENNNSSHNSTINGIQSTDEKLVLPYIFTSNDHEMKEKGHDLHSRESEKEYGSSLSPGTSGYVESPESVILQKDDPSLPGMPSDAQAISGVPSLPLREHFGYLLSDRAADGSESGSESNRSDQARSTSLNGNFKQNSTKDVQVATEMDLSDEEDPPSGLSRDSWDMISKDETEPRIIKAGDSFFAGLIKKSFRPLNQSLGHSRFKVSINDHPIPDRLIKKAEKQAGPIYPGHYWYDYRAGFWGVMGHPCLGIISPFIKEFNYPMPKNCAGGNTGVLVNGRELHQKDLDLLVGRGLPATRGCSYIIEISGKVWDESSGEELDGLGKLAPTVEKVKHGFGMRVRL; encoded by the exons ATGGCGGAGGAGGGACTTGGATCGAAGGTTCGAGTGGTGCGGTGCCCCAAGTGCGACAAGCTTCTCCCGGAGCTCGCCAATTTCGCAGTCTACCGCTGCGGTGGCTGTGGCGCTACTCTCCAAG GTTCGGGAGCTTCACCGGAGAAATCTAATGAAGAAAACATGAAATATCTCGAGGTCTTGGAGCAGCATTGCACGGAGAAGAAACCGATGGTTTCAGATTCAAGTGCAGAGATCCATCATGAGGGCAGTGGAGATGATCGGACGGTGGAGTCACTATCACATGGATCAGCGGGTTCCCATGGTGTTTCTGTGACCGGATGTAAAGACAGTGACCTGATGAAGATAGATGATCTTCCCAAAGAAAATGGAAGTGCCGATACCAAGCATCAATGCCATTGGGAAACTCTCATTAGTAAGCACACCCACGATGTGTCTGAATTGGGTAAAACAGGCATGGAGAGTGGAAGAGAAATGAAACAACAGGTAGATGAGTCTCGTGAGCCTCAGCGAAGACAAGTCCGAACACCGAGAGCTCCCGTGGGAGACGGTTGGCCTGCTCCACTGCGTGATGAAGGCCCATCCGACTGTCATCGGTATCCAAGTTATATCAATGGTAATGTCGAGGGCGAAAGTCGACAGAACATGGATGGTGCTAGCAGAGTAGGCTACCTTGAACAAGACCGAGCAAGGCTTCTGAGAATGCTTGATGAGTTGAGAGATCAAGTGCAGCGAACTTGTGAGGCCTCAGACAAGCCGAAGAGTTCCTATGTCCATCATGATCATGTTAAATGGTTTCCTGAAACCTCATCATCGTCAGACCCGAATTCATCTCAGTATTTCCCAACACTGCATGATCATAATGCTGCCATGGTAAATTTATATTCTAATGTGCCGGCTGAGGGTGGCATACCTGGTTATGGTGATCCATTTGCTCAAAGAAGAGTTCCCTTTCACCGACCCCATGAATATCCACCGAGACAGGTCGATGGTTTCCTTTATGGACAGTTTGCTCTTGATCCTGTTATGTCTTACCATCATGATGGTTTCTATCATCAACCTGCCTGCTCATGTATGCAATGCTACCAGAGACCATTCTTGCTTCCTGCAAGAGCCCCATCCACAACTATTGGCCATCAGAGGATTCTGTATCCCGTCAATAATTATGAGTTCTGCAGAGTTGATGGTCCCTCAATTATTGGTTCCAGAAACTCTAATATAAGGGTTGACAATGCTCCATTGCACAGACTTGAGCCAAGATCACACAGTAGAACCAAATTCAGCAAGAATAATGCACGTTCCTGTCGACCCATTGATGGTGCTGCCCCATTTACTATTTGTTCGAGTTGTTTCGAGCTTCTTCAGCTACCTGAAAAGTCTTTGCTTCTGAAGAAGAATAACATTAATCTGCAGTGTGGATCTTGCTTTAAGTTAGTTGCGATCcagtacgatggaagtaagattgTTATTTCTGCCCCAACACCAGTCTCACGTGTGTCTTCCGAGAACAATAACTCCTCTCATAATAGCACAATCAATGGTATCCAGTCTACCGATGAGAAACTAGTGTTGCCTTACATTTTCACAAGCAATGATCACGAGATGAAAGAAAAAGGACATGATTTACACTCGAGGGAATCAGAGAAAGAGTATGGGTCATCTTTGTCTCCTGGTACGTCTGGATATGTTGAGAGCCCAGAAAGTGTGATTTTGCAGAAGGATGATCCTAGCTTGCCCGGGATGCCCTCAGATGCTCAGGCAATATCAGGAGTTCCAAGTTTGCCACTTCGTGAACATTTTGGCTACTTACTGTCTGATCGTGCAGCTGATGGATCTGAAAGTGGAAGTGAGAGTAACCGTTCTGATCAGGCGAGAAGTACATCATTAAATGGTAACTTCAAGCAGAACTCAACAAAAGATGTACAAGTGGCTACTGAGATGGACTTGTCAGATGAGGAGGATCCACCTTCTGGTTTATCTCGAGACTCGTGGGACATGATAAGCAAAGATGAGACTGAACCAAGGATCATCAAGGCTGGTGATTCATTCTTTGCTGGCCTGATAAAGAAGAGCTTTCGGCCTCTTAATCAATCACTAGGTCATAGTAGATTTAAAGTTTCAATTAATGACCACCCCATTCCCGATCGATTGATTAAGAAGGCTGAAAAGCAAGCCGGTCCAATCTATCCTGGCCATTATTG GTATGACTATCGTGCCGGATTTTGGGGTGTGATGGGGCATCCCTGCCTTGGGATAATTTCT CCGTTTATTAAAGAATTCAACTATCCTATGCCCAAGAACTGTGCCGGGGGAAATACTGGTGTTCTTGTGAATGGGAGAGAGCTTCATCAGAAGGATTTGGATTTGCTTGTCGGTCGAGGACTTCCAGCGACCAGAGGTTGTTCCTATATAATTGAGATTTCTGGGAAAGTTTGGGATGAATCATCTGGTGAAGAGCTAGATGGTCTTGGCAAACTGGCACCAAC GGTTGAGAAGGTGAAGCATGGATTCGGCATGCGTGTTCGGCTGTGA
- the LOC135643324 gene encoding uncharacterized protein LOC135643324 isoform X1: MAEEGLGSKVRVVRCPKCDKLLPELANFAVYRCGGCGATLQAKKPVPGSGASPEKSNEENMKYLEVLEQHCTEKKPMVSDSSAEIHHEGSGDDRTVESLSHGSAGSHGVSVTGCKDSDLMKIDDLPKENGSADTKHQCHWETLISKHTHDVSELGKTGMESGREMKQQVDESREPQRRQVRTPRAPVGDGWPAPLRDEGPSDCHRYPSYINGNVEGESRQNMDGASRVGYLEQDRARLLRMLDELRDQVQRTCEASDKPKSSYVHHDHVKWFPETSSSSDPNSSQYFPTLHDHNAAMVNLYSNVPAEGGIPGYGDPFAQRRVPFHRPHEYPPRQVDGFLYGQFALDPVMSYHHDGFYHQPACSCMQCYQRPFLLPARAPSTTIGHQRILYPVNNYEFCRVDGPSIIGSRNSNIRVDNAPLHRLEPRSHSRTKFSKNNARSCRPIDGAAPFTICSSCFELLQLPEKSLLLKKNNINLQCGSCFKLVAIQYDGSKIVISAPTPVSRVSSENNNSSHNSTINGIQSTDEKLVLPYIFTSNDHEMKEKGHDLHSRESEKEYGSSLSPGTSGYVESPESVILQKDDPSLPGMPSDAQAISGVPSLPLREHFGYLLSDRAADGSESGSESNRSDQARSTSLNGNFKQNSTKDVQVATEMDLSDEEDPPSGLSRDSWDMISKDETEPRIIKAGDSFFAGLIKKSFRPLNQSLGHSRFKVSINDHPIPDRLIKKAEKQAGPIYPGHYWYDYRAGFWGVMGHPCLGIISPFIKEFNYPMPKNCAGGNTGVLVNGRELHQKDLDLLVGRGLPATRGCSYIIEISGKVWDESSGEELDGLGKLAPTVEKVKHGFGMRVRL, encoded by the exons ATGGCGGAGGAGGGACTTGGATCGAAGGTTCGAGTGGTGCGGTGCCCCAAGTGCGACAAGCTTCTCCCGGAGCTCGCCAATTTCGCAGTCTACCGCTGCGGTGGCTGTGGCGCTACTCTCCAAG CCAAGAAACCTGTTCCAGGTTCGGGAGCTTCACCGGAGAAATCTAATGAAGAAAACATGAAATATCTCGAGGTCTTGGAGCAGCATTGCACGGAGAAGAAACCGATGGTTTCAGATTCAAGTGCAGAGATCCATCATGAGGGCAGTGGAGATGATCGGACGGTGGAGTCACTATCACATGGATCAGCGGGTTCCCATGGTGTTTCTGTGACCGGATGTAAAGACAGTGACCTGATGAAGATAGATGATCTTCCCAAAGAAAATGGAAGTGCCGATACCAAGCATCAATGCCATTGGGAAACTCTCATTAGTAAGCACACCCACGATGTGTCTGAATTGGGTAAAACAGGCATGGAGAGTGGAAGAGAAATGAAACAACAGGTAGATGAGTCTCGTGAGCCTCAGCGAAGACAAGTCCGAACACCGAGAGCTCCCGTGGGAGACGGTTGGCCTGCTCCACTGCGTGATGAAGGCCCATCCGACTGTCATCGGTATCCAAGTTATATCAATGGTAATGTCGAGGGCGAAAGTCGACAGAACATGGATGGTGCTAGCAGAGTAGGCTACCTTGAACAAGACCGAGCAAGGCTTCTGAGAATGCTTGATGAGTTGAGAGATCAAGTGCAGCGAACTTGTGAGGCCTCAGACAAGCCGAAGAGTTCCTATGTCCATCATGATCATGTTAAATGGTTTCCTGAAACCTCATCATCGTCAGACCCGAATTCATCTCAGTATTTCCCAACACTGCATGATCATAATGCTGCCATGGTAAATTTATATTCTAATGTGCCGGCTGAGGGTGGCATACCTGGTTATGGTGATCCATTTGCTCAAAGAAGAGTTCCCTTTCACCGACCCCATGAATATCCACCGAGACAGGTCGATGGTTTCCTTTATGGACAGTTTGCTCTTGATCCTGTTATGTCTTACCATCATGATGGTTTCTATCATCAACCTGCCTGCTCATGTATGCAATGCTACCAGAGACCATTCTTGCTTCCTGCAAGAGCCCCATCCACAACTATTGGCCATCAGAGGATTCTGTATCCCGTCAATAATTATGAGTTCTGCAGAGTTGATGGTCCCTCAATTATTGGTTCCAGAAACTCTAATATAAGGGTTGACAATGCTCCATTGCACAGACTTGAGCCAAGATCACACAGTAGAACCAAATTCAGCAAGAATAATGCACGTTCCTGTCGACCCATTGATGGTGCTGCCCCATTTACTATTTGTTCGAGTTGTTTCGAGCTTCTTCAGCTACCTGAAAAGTCTTTGCTTCTGAAGAAGAATAACATTAATCTGCAGTGTGGATCTTGCTTTAAGTTAGTTGCGATCcagtacgatggaagtaagattgTTATTTCTGCCCCAACACCAGTCTCACGTGTGTCTTCCGAGAACAATAACTCCTCTCATAATAGCACAATCAATGGTATCCAGTCTACCGATGAGAAACTAGTGTTGCCTTACATTTTCACAAGCAATGATCACGAGATGAAAGAAAAAGGACATGATTTACACTCGAGGGAATCAGAGAAAGAGTATGGGTCATCTTTGTCTCCTGGTACGTCTGGATATGTTGAGAGCCCAGAAAGTGTGATTTTGCAGAAGGATGATCCTAGCTTGCCCGGGATGCCCTCAGATGCTCAGGCAATATCAGGAGTTCCAAGTTTGCCACTTCGTGAACATTTTGGCTACTTACTGTCTGATCGTGCAGCTGATGGATCTGAAAGTGGAAGTGAGAGTAACCGTTCTGATCAGGCGAGAAGTACATCATTAAATGGTAACTTCAAGCAGAACTCAACAAAAGATGTACAAGTGGCTACTGAGATGGACTTGTCAGATGAGGAGGATCCACCTTCTGGTTTATCTCGAGACTCGTGGGACATGATAAGCAAAGATGAGACTGAACCAAGGATCATCAAGGCTGGTGATTCATTCTTTGCTGGCCTGATAAAGAAGAGCTTTCGGCCTCTTAATCAATCACTAGGTCATAGTAGATTTAAAGTTTCAATTAATGACCACCCCATTCCCGATCGATTGATTAAGAAGGCTGAAAAGCAAGCCGGTCCAATCTATCCTGGCCATTATTG GTATGACTATCGTGCCGGATTTTGGGGTGTGATGGGGCATCCCTGCCTTGGGATAATTTCT CCGTTTATTAAAGAATTCAACTATCCTATGCCCAAGAACTGTGCCGGGGGAAATACTGGTGTTCTTGTGAATGGGAGAGAGCTTCATCAGAAGGATTTGGATTTGCTTGTCGGTCGAGGACTTCCAGCGACCAGAGGTTGTTCCTATATAATTGAGATTTCTGGGAAAGTTTGGGATGAATCATCTGGTGAAGAGCTAGATGGTCTTGGCAAACTGGCACCAAC GGTTGAGAAGGTGAAGCATGGATTCGGCATGCGTGTTCGGCTGTGA
- the LOC103991642 gene encoding large ribosomal subunit protein uL10, whose protein sequence is MTVKLSKAEKKVVYDKKLCGLLDEYSKVLIAVADNVGSNQLQNIRKGLRGDSIVLMGKNTLIRRCIRIHAEKTGNKNYLNLLPLLVGNVGLIFTKGDLKEVSEEVAKYKVGAPARVGLVAPIDVVVPPGNTGLDPSQTSFFQVLNIPTKINKGTVEIITPVELIRKGEKVGSSEAALLAKLGIRPFSYGLVILSVYDNGSVFSPEVLDLTEDDLIEKFAAGVSLVTSLSLAISYPTLVAAPHMFINAYKNVLAVAIATEYSFPHAEKVKEYLKDPSKFAVAAAPVVAEDAAAASSSEPAEEKKEEPAEESDDDMGFSLFD, encoded by the exons ATGACGGTGAAGCTGTCGAAGGCGGAGAAGAAGGTGGTGTACGACAAGAAGCTGTGCGGGCTGTTGGATGAGTACAGCAAGGTGCTAATCGCGGTCGCCGACAACGTCGGGTCCAACCAGCTCCAGAACATCCGAAAGGGCCTCCGCGGCGACTCCATCGTCCTCATGGGCAAGAACACCCTCATCCGCCGCTGTATCAGGATCCACGCTGAGAAGACCGGCAACAAGAACTACCTCAACCTCCTCCCTCTGCTTGTC GGAAATGTGGGACTTATATTTACCAAGGGAGATCTCAAAGAAGTTAGTGAGGAGGTTGCCAAGTACAAG GTTGGAGCTCCTGCGCGTGTTGGACTTGTTGCACCAATTGATGTTGTTGTTCCCCCTGGCAACACTGGATTGGACCCTTCACAGACTTCTTTCTTCCAG GTGCTCAACATCCCAACCAAGATTAACAAGGGTACTGTGGAAATCATTACCCCTGTTGAACTGATCAGGAAGGGAGAAAAAGTGGGCTCTTCTGAGGCTGCTCTCCTTGCAAAGCTTGGGATTAGGCCTTTTTCGTATGGCCTTGTTATTCTGTCTGTGTATGATAATGGATCGGTCTTCAGTCCCGAGGTGTTGGATCTCACAGAGGATGACctcattgagaagtttgcagctgGTGTCTCATTGGTTACTTCACTGTCTCTCGCCATTTCTTACCCGACACTTGTGGCGGCTCCTCATATGTTCATCAATGCGTACAAGAATGTGCTTGCTGTTGCAATTGCTACAGAGTACTCCTTCCCACATGCAGAAAAAGTTAAGGAGTACCTAAAG GATCCAAGCAAgtttgctgttgctgctgctcctGTGGTTGCCGAAGATGCTGCAGCAGCATCTTCTTCTGAACCtgcagaagagaagaaagaggagccTGCCGAGGAATCTGATGATGACATGGGCTTTAGCTTGTTCGATTAG